The Methanosphaera sp. BMS genome contains a region encoding:
- a CDS encoding cation diffusion facilitator family transporter — translation MNDYHGEVKKVIMIVLILNIIMATLKIGYGVYSGILSISADGYDSLLDSLANIVAYIAVSLSSRPEDKNHPYGYAKIEAFASILIGISLIIVSYEIISQAFDKFLHPQTLEISTVGFIIMITTLLINIALSRYELKKGKQLKSDLLIADSDHTKSDVLVTSIVIFGLILVRFNLSIMDPIISIIIALIIIKTGIEILKNNFNILLDANVMPTANIYNIVYKIDGIDNIHNVRTRGTTSNVYIDMHMVVSSDLTVKEAYQKACLVKKNLIDEYDEVKDVIIQIESEEGIYDAKDLK, via the coding sequence ATGAATGATTATCATGGTGAAGTAAAGAAAGTTATAATGATAGTATTAATCTTAAATATAATAATGGCAACATTAAAGATTGGTTATGGGGTCTACTCGGGAATATTAAGCATATCCGCTGATGGTTATGACTCCCTTCTTGATTCTCTGGCAAATATCGTAGCATATATTGCCGTAAGCCTATCAAGTAGGCCCGAAGATAAAAATCATCCCTACGGCTATGCTAAGATAGAGGCATTTGCATCAATCCTGATTGGAATTTCATTAATAATCGTAAGCTATGAAATTATAAGCCAGGCATTTGATAAATTCCTACACCCACAAACGCTTGAAATATCAACAGTTGGATTTATAATCATGATAACAACACTGCTGATAAACATAGCATTGTCAAGGTATGAACTGAAAAAAGGAAAACAGCTAAAAAGTGATTTGCTGATAGCTGATAGTGACCATACCAAAAGTGATGTATTGGTTACAAGCATAGTTATCTTTGGATTAATACTGGTTCGTTTCAATCTATCAATAATGGATCCGATAATATCGATAATAATAGCATTGATAATAATAAAAACGGGAATAGAAATATTGAAGAATAATTTCAACATATTGCTGGATGCCAATGTCATGCCAACGGCCAATATATACAATATCGTCTATAAAATTGATGGTATAGACAATATTCATAACGTTCGGACAAGAGGCACAACATCTAACGTCTATATCGACATGCACATGGTGGTAAGTTCAGATTTAACGGTAAAGGAAGCATATCAAAAGGCATGTCTTGTCAAAAAAAATCTTATTGATGAATATGATGAGGTCAAGGATGTTATAATTCAGATTGAAAGTGAAGAGGGAATATATGATGCAAAGGATTTGAAATAA
- a CDS encoding phage integrase SAM-like domain-containing protein, translated as MRILLKKCKGINNPNTSKAYKLSLNKFIQYIEINKINDVKQENICTIIHNYKSYLNNKDCKPATINQHLIILKTFINDYTRLNTKI; from the coding sequence ATCAGGATACTATTAAAAAAATGTAAGGGAATAAACAATCCCAATACTAGTAAGGCATACAAGTTATCGCTTAATAAATTCATACAGTATATAGAAATAAATAAAATAAATGATGTAAAACAAGAAAACATTTGCACGATAATTCACAATTACAAATCATATCTAAACAACAAAGACTGCAAGCCAGCAACAATAAACCAACACTTAATAATACTTAAAACATTTATCAATGATTATACCCGATTGAATACAAAAATTTAA